From Argopecten irradians isolate NY chromosome 2, Ai_NY, whole genome shotgun sequence, the proteins below share one genomic window:
- the LOC138316094 gene encoding sterile alpha motif domain-containing protein 9-like: METRERLVLQKNHRFLIRNIDLKTVLEYLFEQIVLNADDKERIQAEDTNDDRIDKLLKILPRKPKSYQTLLDCVDYHILQELQGCTVTEEEIKREDGKIDNIVSETLKDLFCFEEKANVAVSTLEDEVRQQIIESGTEYRLKQDHLQTLVLSSFTGVVLGRRGARKKRMYLYKNLSWRQRDDDSDSNESGDDEKQETQAQTRTLIEDMNTEEICNVLEHFNPDEDRLNKKMLVVFKAENVDGKMFKCLNWDDMTQILQKFSFRDKKNLLMIRDELIGSESEGKHVTSVSPQDKPKKKITERKLNFRETFRKFEAPTGHLDNYRKSGVIQTSITRPHNLIEPVHLFLNNAPKPPAEKLDWIAKETVRFASACMNERTNGTIHFGVEQKSNDECLEGEIIGINIEKDNCKKAIYQAITSHFYEDQIEIALGCIRPVEFIDVSCSEASGVQLVVVEVDIVPNSSLLRDEAVYAKFEEGMVLFRLLNDDPHPSPVSGEQIRQYMKTKKELSKYRRKQEEIPKSMPIQENLRRKFLNLFCGGCETLTEELYPIIFLSPFDGGNTTDLAEQFQFVNDIAPCVIFDFNSSSATNGLYHFIEFEKEQVVKVLTTDNFDRNSTENKTDHERRNHLFDDLRTSALRPWVFCNGYDAMGKKPMDVLTWKRNRSEGLKEALRFYGEEVPSGRAMVIFLLLSKNYEVLLEAAEDAILKFQDQWMVLSPSDDIANSWISELLRRQSIDRKTMTERCIVGLPWNHVNIMLQNSVSTNNRGSCELPTSKGAFCYLRDKVRNELCDLDILSRKECNDTEIAKDQEKRKKQSRESQESFFRGQEATWWNYWFGSDHVLQRSQHSRLMNILVKALDGKQNDDDCRVAIVNLMHQPGAGGTTSAKQLLWESREKYRCCIVKQITDQTCDQIALLRNYEDPTTPNPPIVLLDNCDEENIQNLYASLENRARVAARRSEATLFSCFCVLLLCTRRTNLPKKIDESVILLKHELDPRELDWFNKKYESLEQKYENENGVNPRLLISFNILKENFNQDYITRTVQQYVNSIESKREKDLLLYLAMMNSYDIDFQSIPISAFDTMMSSQLKKDIISFGLVSPQRQTLKRRWESGMSQPLEVLLNRSSRGGFGTNLQALSIINKLFAREIFSFLQKKLEMETSGAMLCFLSSPVFVNQNRSVDQVKKIVKDILKKREQLENGKKENFSPMILEICSKEDPDKAADVLLKGFDMTGDPMIAQQIARHYMHFKNWEEATKYCKIATSMKKDNSYLWDTYGLVYKHQLNEKYECSLQQGTELTMDQTKEVIELARTGINIFHKEQSVSEQEKHASTNDAGYYNEVYLVMLLLDLLKLSSPISEKKLHVILVDKEIQHEQIAIPDMDKDTFEYLRTLRGFIDAAMRKLEDKNTQLKDSAMKNAYWTKSGFAHRTLPRLRENVDSYFGEDSDEVPENLSEKEKSDFRRRRIRKLGGRSLANLLELRREEDGGMKLKLIFMHLETILKTQENVEAFDIKSFISVAIVLHITKTRASPCPFEELVQWSKRLYTIQNDSTDELPHLEVFLYLMMLNWPTESRRHLQLYPIGKLPDAMQKWKSAFKKNHPRQNDGNRNRMKRETTYFFLGKGHGYDEIVYYEELHNSHTGRYYKGDTVWSQPQNINRLKRLEGILMNDGSEVSVQIETAGGNKTRITIPTGTHIGQRTLWQKRVYFYLGFTWLGPKAFDVTQDDRKSGDQGSRSHGYTRVRKPGNETLLLQPEPDVTQKIRGIHDTLRKIEQLKKMSHRSTREENTIQQESKLRSDLQLLIKSRQELFQF; the protein is encoded by the exons ATGGAGACGAGGGAGCGACTTGTCCTCCAAAAGAATCATAGATTCTTGATTAGGAACATTGATTTGAAAACCGTGTTGGAGTATCTGTTTGAACAAATTGTCCTCAATGCAGACGATAAAGAAAGAATACAGGCCGAAGATACAAATGATGATCGAATTGATAAATTACTAAAAATACTACCCAGGAAGCCGAAGAGCTACCAGACGCTGTTAGACTGTGTAGACTACCATATCTTGCAAGAACTCCAAGGTTGTACCGTTACAGAAGAAGAGATAAAAAGGG AGGACGGAAAAATTGACAACATTGTTTCTGAGACGCTAAAGGATCTTTTCTGCTTCGAAGAAAAGGCCAATGTTGCAGTATCGACATTGGAAGACGAGGTTCGTCAGCAGATCATTGAGTCTGGAACAGAATACAGATTAAAGCAAGATCACCTCCAAACTCTAGTCCTATCCTCTTTTACTGGTGTTGTCCTTGGACGAAGGGGAGCGAGGAAAAAGAGAATGTATC tttataaaaatctttCATGGCGACAAAGGGATGATGATTCTGATAGCAACGAATCAG GTGACGACGAAAAACAGGAAACTCAAGCCCAGACTAGGACACTTATAGAAGACATGAATACAGAAGAGATTTGTAATGTACTTGAACATTTTAATCCCGATGAAGATCGACTAAACAAAAAAATGCTTGTCGTATTTAAAGCTGAAAACGTCGACGGAAAGATGTTCAAATGTTTAAACTGGGACGATATGACCCAGATTTTACAAAAATTTTCCTTTCGTGATAAAAAGAATCTGTTGATGATTCGAGATGAGTTGATTGGGTCTGAAAGTGAAGGAAAACATGTAACATCGGTAAGTCCACAAGACAAGCCAAAAAAGAAGATTACTGAAAGAAAGTTAAACTTCAGAGAAACATTCAGGAAATTTGAAGCACCTACTGGGCATCTTGACAATTATCGGAAATCAGGAGTAATACAGACAAGTATAACGAGACCACATAATTTAATAGAACCCGTACATCTATTTCTCAATAATGCACCAAAACCTCCAGCAGAAAAGTTGGATTGGATTGCTAAAGAGACTGTTCGGTTTGCATCTGCCTGCATGAACGAAAGAACGAATGGAACCATCCATTTTGGCGTTGAACAGAAATCCAATGATGAGTGCTTGGAAGGAGAAATCATAGGTATCAACATAGAAAAGGATAATTGCAAAAAGGCAATTTATCAAGCCATAACATCTCATTTTTATGAGGATCAAATTGAGATAGCTCTTGGTTGTATCAGGCCAGTTGAGTTTATAGATGTTAGCTGTAGTGAGGCTTCTGGAGTGCAATTAGTTGTTGTTGAGGTTGACATAGTACCTAACTCAAGCTTGCTGAGGGATGAAGCAGTATATGCTAAGTTTGAAGAGGGAATGGTTCTATTTCGTCTTCTCAATGACGACCCACACCCATCACCTGTATCGGGAGAGCAGATTCGACAGTATATGAAAACTAAAAAGGAGCTATCAAAGTACAGAAGAAAACAGGAGGAAATTCCGAAATCAATGCCCATACAGGAAAATCTCAGACGGAAATTCTTAAATTTATTTTGCGGAGGTTGcgaaactttgacagaagaGCTGTATCCCATCATTTTTCTAAGTCCATTTGATGGCGGCAATACAACCGACTTAGCAGAGCAATTCCAGTTTGTTAATGACATCGCGCCGTGTGTGATATTTGATTTCAATTCTTCAAGCGCCACCAATGGATTATACCATTTTATTGAGTTTGAAAAGGAACAAGTTGTGAAGGTTTTGACAACAGATAATTTCGACAGAAACTCCACGGAAAATAAAACTGATCATGAACGACGGAATCACTTGTTTGATGATCTGCGAACATCGGCTTTAAGACCATGGGTGTTTTGCAATGGCTACGATGCCATGGGTAAAAAACCCATGGATGTTCTGACATGGAAAAGAAATCGAAGTGAAGGATTGAAAGAGGCTTTGCGCTTTTACGGAGAAGAAGTTCCCAGTGGAAGAGCGATGGTGATTTTTCTTCTGCTTTCAAAGAACTATGAAGTCCTACTTGAAGCTGCGGAAGATGCTATACTGAAGTTTCAAGACCAATGGATGGTGCTCTCACCTAGTGACGACATCGCGAATAGTTGGATCAGCGAGTTACTGAGGCGACAGAGCATTGATAGAAAAACAATGACAGAGAGATGCATCGTAGGACTTCCATGGAACCATGTCAACATCATGTTACAAAATTCAGTCTCGACCAACAACAGGGGATCGTGTGAACTTCCAACCTCAAAGGGAGCATTTTGTTATCTACGCGATAAAGTAAGGAATGAATTGTGTGACCTAGATATTCTCAGCAGAAAAGAATGTAATGACACCGAGATAGCAAAGGATCAGGAGAAACGTAAAAAACAAAGTAGGGAGTCACAGGAATCTTTTTTTCGGGGCCAAGAAGCTACTTGGTGGAATTACTGGTTTGGTTCTGATCACGTATTGCAGAGGTCGCAACACTCTCGACTAATGAATATTCTCGTGAAGGCATTGGACGGAAAACAAAACGACGACGACTGCAGAGTAGCTATCGTCAATCTAATGCACCAACCAGGTGCTGGCGGAACAACCTCAGCAAAACAATTGCTTTGGGAATCAAGGGAGAAGTACCGATGCTGTATTGTGAAGCAAATCACAGACCAGACATGCGATCAAATAGCTCTGCTAAGGAACTATGAAGACCCGACCACGCCCAATCCTCCGATTGTGTTGTTGGATAATTGTGACGAAGAGAATATTCAGAACCTCTACGCATCGCTTGAAAACAGAGCGCGGGTTGCTGCAAGACGAAGTGAAGCAACACTATTTTCCTGCTTCTGCGTTCTCCTTCTTTGCACACGAAGAACAAATCTCCCGAAGAAAATTGATGAGTCCGTTATTCTCCTGAAGCATGAATTGGATCCCCGTGAACTCGACTGGTTCAACAAAAAATACGAGTCCCTGGAACAAAAGTATGAAAATGAGAACGGCGTCAATCCTCGTTTATTGATATCTTTCAACATTctgaaagaaaattttaacCAGGATTACATCACTCGTACCGTTCAGCAGTATGTCAATAGCATTGAATCCAAGAGAGAAAAGGACCTTTTGCTGTACCTTGCTATGATGAACAGCTATGACATTGACTTTCAGTCTATACCTATCAGCGCTTTTGACACAATGATGAGTTCGCAGTTGAAGAAAGACATCATTTCATTCGGCTTGGTATCGCCACAACGCCAGACACTGAAACGACGGTGGGAAAGCGGCATGAGTCAGCCCCTGGAAGTTCTGCTTAATCGATCCTCAAGAGGTGGTTTTGGAACAAACCTTCAAGCTCTTTCAATTATCAACAAGCTGTTTGCGAGAGAAATATTCAGCTTTTTACAGAAAAAGCTGGAAATGGAAACGAGTGGTGCCATGCTGTGTTTTTTGAGTTCGCCAGTTTTTGTCAATCAGAACAGGTCTGTCGATCAGGTcaaaaaaattgtcaaagaTATTCTGAAAAAGAGAGAACAGTTAGAAAATGGCAAAAAGGAAAACTTTTCACCAATGATCCTTGAAATTTGTTCTAAAGAGGACCCAGACAAAGCGGCAGACGTTCTTCTAAAGGGATTTGATATGACAGGAGACCCAATGATTGCACAACAAATAGCAAGGCATTACATGCATTTCAAAAACTGGGAGGAAGCAACAAAATATTGCAAGATTGCAACAAGTATGAAAAAAGATAACTCATATCTCTGGGACACCTACGGATTGGTGTACAAACATCAGTTAAATGAAAAGTATGAATGCAGTCTACAACAGGGAACAGAACTCACCATGGATCAAACGAAAGAGGTAATTGAGTTGGCGAGAACAGggataaatatatttcataaagaGCAGTCAGTCAGCGAACAGGAAAAACATGCCTCTACAAATGACGCGGGGTACTACAATGAAGTTTATTTAGTGATGCTGCTGCTTGACTTGCTTAAGTTGTCATCGCCAATTTCGGAAAAGAAACTGCATGTCATTTTGGTTGACAAAGAGATCCAACATGAACAGATCGCAATACCAGACATGGATAAGGACACTTTTGAATATTTACGAACTCTTAGGGGTTTTATCGATGCTGCCATGAGAAAGTTGGAAGACAAAAATACTCAACTAAAGGACAGTGCAATGAAAAATGCATATTGGACCAAATCTGGATTTGCGCATCGCACATTGCCGCGTTTGAGAGAAAACGTAGATAGCTACTTTGGAGAGGATTCAGATGAAGTGCCTGAAAACTTGAGCGAGAAAGAGAAATCAGATTTTAGAAGAAGACGGATTCGTAAACTTGGGGGTAGATCTCTAGCAAATCTTCTCGAACTTAGACGTGAAGAGGACGGTGGAATGAAGTTAAAATTGATATTCATGCACCTAGAAACTATTTTGAAGACACAAGAAAATGTCGAAGCATTTGACATTAAAAGTTTCATAAGCGTAGCAATTGTACTGCATATCACCAAAACTAGGGCCAGTCCATGTCCATTCGAAGAATTGGTTCAATGGAGCAAACGTCTGTACACTATTCAGAACGATAGTACAGACGAGTTACCTCATCTAGAAGTTTTTCTTTACTTGATGATGCTCAATTGGCCAACGGAGAGCAGGCGACACCTGCAGCTGTATCCCATAGGGAAACTTCCAGATGCTATGCAGAAATGGAAATCAGCATTTAAAAAGAATCACCCTCGTCAAAATGACGGCAATCGAAATCGAATGAAGAGGGAAACAACATATTTCTTTCTAGGAAAAGGACATGGTTACGACGAAATAGTTTACTACGAGGAACTCCACAACAGTCACACAGGTAGATACTACAAAGGCGACACTGTGTGGTCACAACCACAGAATATCAACAGACTCAAACGTTTAGAGGGGATACTAATGAATGATGGATCGGAGGTATCCGTACAGATAGAGACAGCAGGGGGAAACAAAACACGAATTACTATACCCACGGGAACCCACATTGGACAACGGACTCTTTGGCAAAAGCGGGTCTATTTTTACCTCGGATTCACATGGTTAGGACCTAAAGCTTTTGATGTTACACAAGATGACAGGAAATCGGGAGATCAAGGATCTCGTTCTCATGGCTATACCAGGGTCCGGAAACCTGGAAATGAAACCCTTCTATTACAGCCTGAACCAGACGTTACACAGAAAATACGTGGCATACACGATACCCTTAGGAAGATTGAGCAACTGAAGAAAATGTCGCACAGGAGCACACGAGAG GAAAATACCATACAGCAGGAGTCAAAGTTACGCAGCGATCTTCAATTACTCATTAAAAGCCGACAGGAACTGTTTCAGTTCTAA